A part of Nocardioides sp. WS12 genomic DNA contains:
- a CDS encoding HAD family hydrolase: protein MTIQALLLDLDDTLVDHRGAADRGLRAWLTGLGLAESPAELEGHVERWFVLEARHYERAQRRELTYTEQRRVRIRAFLPSWDLADDQLADDVFAGFLGCYQAAWRAFDDAAALIARVRRAGLPVGILTNGDEAIQTNKLRRTGLLRDDVPVFASSALPAAKPDPRSYLTACTRLGVDPAATLMVGDSLRHDVVGAQRAGLQARLLDRHGRYDAHSSRERVQSVRGLSELSDLVSQIAS, encoded by the coding sequence ATGACGATCCAGGCACTGCTCCTCGACCTGGACGACACGCTCGTGGACCACCGCGGCGCGGCCGATCGAGGCCTGCGCGCATGGCTGACGGGACTCGGCCTGGCCGAGTCCCCGGCCGAGCTGGAAGGACACGTCGAGCGCTGGTTCGTGCTGGAGGCGCGCCACTACGAGCGCGCCCAGCGACGGGAACTGACCTACACCGAGCAGCGGCGGGTGCGGATCCGCGCGTTCCTGCCCAGCTGGGACCTCGCCGACGACCAGCTGGCCGACGACGTGTTCGCGGGCTTCCTGGGCTGCTACCAGGCCGCCTGGCGTGCGTTCGATGACGCAGCGGCCCTCATTGCCCGCGTCCGCCGCGCCGGCCTGCCCGTCGGCATCCTCACCAACGGCGACGAAGCGATCCAGACCAACAAGCTGCGCCGCACCGGCCTGCTCCGCGACGACGTCCCGGTCTTCGCCTCCTCGGCGCTCCCGGCCGCCAAGCCCGACCCCCGCTCGTACCTCACGGCATGCACGCGCCTCGGGGTCGACCCGGCCGCGACGTTGATGGTGGGCGACTCGTTGCGCCACGACGTCGTCGGCGCGCAACGCGCCGGCCTGCAGGCGCGCCTGCTCGACCGGCACGGCCGCTACGACGCCCACAGCAGCCGCGAACGCGTCCAGTCCGTGCGCGGGCTGTCCGAACTCAGCGACCTGGTCAGCCAGATCGCGAGTTAG
- a CDS encoding helix-turn-helix domain-containing protein, whose translation MAPTSRERAESLPDPKFLTIAEVASVMRVSKMTVYRLVHNGELPAVRVGRSFRVTEDNVNEYLRKSFYDAG comes from the coding sequence ATGGCTCCTACGTCGCGCGAGCGCGCCGAGTCCCTTCCGGACCCGAAATTCCTCACCATCGCCGAGGTTGCCTCGGTCATGCGAGTTTCCAAGATGACCGTCTATCGACTGGTCCACAACGGCGAACTGCCCGCGGTGCGGGTCGGGCGGTCGTTCCGGGTCACCGAGGACAACGTCAACGAGTACCTCCGCAAATCCTTCTACGACGCCGGCTGA
- a CDS encoding AURKAIP1/COX24 domain-containing protein, with amino-acid sequence MGSVIKKRRKRMAKKKHRKLLKKTRVQRRKLGK; translated from the coding sequence GTGGGTTCTGTCATCAAGAAGCGCCGTAAGCGGATGGCGAAGAAGAAGCACCGCAAGCTGTTGAAGAAGACGCGCGTTCAGCGTCGCAAGCTCGGCAAGTAA
- a CDS encoding NAD-dependent epimerase/dehydratase family protein, translated as MGAGRTVLVTGVSRDLGRTFARTLATDPGVDRVIGVDVIPPRGDLGDVTFVRADIRTPVIAKVIAKEGVDTVVHMSVIATPGSAGARGTMKELNVMGTMQLLAACQKAEQVRQLVVKSSTIAYGASSRDPAMFTEDMEPRRPARTGYAKDVTEVEGYVRGFARRRPDVQVTLLRCANVLGPRVMSPLASYLRMPVIPTVLGFDPRLQFLHETDLNRVLRHAVLSDTGGTFNVAGDGLVMLSQVLRRMGRTSVPLPGVAFGGLGSFLKSARVADLSPELIAFLTYGRGVDTTRMRTDLGFEPHYSTAESLAEFVATLPPAGGRADRVLGALADHLPPVDEDRPAQLTLAGDHDGRR; from the coding sequence ATGGGCGCCGGTCGCACGGTCCTGGTCACGGGAGTTTCCCGGGACCTCGGACGCACGTTCGCGCGCACCCTCGCCACCGACCCCGGAGTCGACCGCGTCATTGGCGTCGACGTGATCCCGCCCCGCGGTGATCTCGGCGACGTCACTTTCGTGCGCGCCGACATCCGCACCCCGGTGATCGCCAAGGTGATCGCCAAGGAGGGCGTCGACACGGTCGTCCACATGAGCGTCATCGCCACGCCCGGTTCCGCCGGTGCCCGCGGCACGATGAAAGAGCTCAACGTCATGGGGACGATGCAACTCCTCGCGGCGTGCCAGAAGGCCGAGCAGGTCCGCCAGCTCGTCGTGAAGTCCTCGACCATCGCGTACGGCGCCAGCAGCCGTGACCCCGCGATGTTCACCGAGGACATGGAGCCCCGGCGCCCTGCGCGGACCGGGTACGCCAAGGACGTCACCGAGGTCGAGGGCTACGTCCGCGGCTTCGCGCGCCGCCGCCCCGACGTCCAGGTCACACTGCTGCGCTGCGCCAATGTGCTCGGCCCGCGGGTGATGAGCCCGTTGGCCTCCTACCTGCGGATGCCGGTCATCCCGACCGTGCTGGGCTTCGACCCGCGCCTGCAGTTCCTGCACGAGACCGACCTCAACCGCGTGCTGCGCCACGCGGTGCTGTCCGACACGGGCGGCACCTTCAACGTCGCCGGCGACGGTCTGGTCATGTTGTCCCAGGTCCTGCGCCGGATGGGTCGCACCAGTGTCCCGCTGCCCGGCGTCGCCTTCGGTGGCCTCGGTTCCTTCCTCAAGTCGGCCCGCGTGGCCGACCTGTCGCCCGAACTGATCGCGTTCCTGACCTACGGTCGCGGCGTCGACACCACCCGGATGCGCACAGACCTCGGTTTCGAGCCGCACTACTCCACGGCCGAGTCGCTGGCCGAGTTCGTCGCCACCCTGCCGCCTGCCGGCGGACGCGCTGACCGCGTCCTCGGTGCCTTGGCAGACCACCTGCCCCCGGTCGACGAGGACCGTCCCGCCCAGCTCACGCTTGCCGGAGACCACGATGGCCGACGCTGA
- a CDS encoding lysophospholipid acyltransferase family protein produces MADADIIPIGTRGQPGRGTGTRPSSAARGLAPKSGTTKKAPPAKPEKPTAPVAEPDAAADDVLAPKPAADEPVIRTASVLDEPAAVPTGLTAARTEDRSNSPLAGIPVGDWLAAFQHASREMFGDQWEPQLARFLAFLRRRLTGDYTVDEYGFDEEVTTRFFMAALRPIADKWFRIEVRGAENIPATGGALVVSNHSGTIPVDGLMTMVSIHDQTGRHLRPLGADLVFRLPMVGALARKGGATLACTEDAERMLRGGELVGVWPEGFKGIGKPFSDRYKLQRFGRGGFVSAALRTGVPIVPLSVVGAEEIYPLVGNVPALARLLGMPYIPITPFFPLLGPLGLIPLPSKWLLEFGEPIRTDEYDAGAAEDPMLVFNVTDQVRETIQQTLYSLLMQRQSVFK; encoded by the coding sequence ATGGCCGACGCTGACATCATCCCGATCGGTACCCGCGGCCAGCCCGGCCGCGGCACCGGGACCCGCCCCTCCTCTGCTGCGCGGGGCCTCGCGCCCAAGAGCGGTACGACGAAGAAGGCTCCGCCCGCGAAGCCGGAGAAGCCGACCGCACCGGTCGCCGAACCCGACGCCGCGGCGGACGACGTCCTGGCGCCGAAGCCGGCCGCTGACGAGCCCGTCATCCGGACCGCGTCCGTGCTCGACGAACCGGCCGCCGTACCGACCGGCCTGACGGCTGCGCGCACCGAAGACCGATCGAACAGCCCGCTGGCCGGCATCCCGGTCGGCGACTGGCTCGCCGCGTTCCAGCACGCCAGCCGCGAGATGTTCGGTGACCAGTGGGAGCCGCAGTTGGCGCGCTTCCTGGCCTTCCTGCGACGCCGTCTCACCGGCGACTACACCGTCGACGAATACGGCTTCGACGAAGAGGTCACCACCCGTTTCTTCATGGCCGCGCTGCGCCCGATTGCGGACAAGTGGTTCCGGATCGAGGTCCGCGGCGCCGAGAACATCCCGGCCACCGGTGGCGCCCTGGTCGTTTCCAACCACTCGGGCACGATCCCGGTCGACGGCCTGATGACCATGGTCTCGATCCACGACCAGACCGGCCGCCACCTGCGCCCGCTCGGCGCGGACCTCGTGTTCCGCCTGCCGATGGTCGGCGCCCTTGCCCGCAAGGGTGGCGCGACGCTGGCCTGCACCGAGGACGCCGAGCGGATGCTGCGCGGTGGCGAACTCGTCGGCGTGTGGCCCGAAGGCTTCAAGGGCATCGGCAAGCCGTTCTCGGACCGCTACAAGCTGCAGCGCTTCGGACGTGGCGGCTTCGTGTCCGCCGCACTGCGCACTGGTGTCCCGATCGTTCCGCTGTCAGTCGTCGGCGCCGAGGAGATCTACCCGCTCGTCGGCAACGTCCCCGCGCTGGCCCGGTTGCTGGGCATGCCGTACATCCCGATCACGCCGTTCTTCCCGCTGCTCGGTCCGCTCGGCTTGATTCCGCTGCCCTCGAAGTGGCTGCTGGAGTTCGGCGAGCCGATCCGCACCGACGAGTACGACGCCGGCGCGGCCGAGGACCCGATGCTGGTCTTCAACGTGACTGACCAGGTCCGCGAGACCATCCAGCAGACCCTCTACAGCCTGCTCATGCAGCGCCAAAGCGTCTTCAAGTAG
- a CDS encoding DUF5667 domain-containing protein: MVMRGNAWSRRAEEFDALVTGKSGDLEGHRELLDVVAALRSVEPVTARPDFVASLRTQLIAAAEREPARVDQAIAARLTPKQRRGSRERRLAAVVGGFAVVSATGSMAMASQSALPGDVLYPVKRAIENAQTNLQADEASRAETLLAHAESRLNEVRELTARDADSDVISSTLQDFTDQTEQASEATLDDYAATGKSERIADLRAFAADSMDVLSALGPVVPSESRSILITATQTVRQVDVAAWEACAACADGDLAQIPDFALQSLSNVLSGTIPDTASVTAPGNSTAKPNDKPTTAPVLPTEIPTGPASPVDPTTVPTITDGVGETIDKVTDGVTGGLTGGGSTPSTDDQTLTGTLVDGIGGLLGGLLQ, translated from the coding sequence ATGGTGATGCGCGGGAACGCCTGGTCGCGACGCGCCGAGGAGTTCGATGCCCTGGTGACCGGCAAGTCCGGTGACCTCGAGGGACATCGCGAACTGCTGGACGTGGTGGCTGCGCTGCGCTCCGTGGAGCCCGTCACCGCCCGTCCCGACTTCGTCGCCTCGCTGCGCACCCAGCTGATCGCCGCTGCGGAGCGCGAGCCCGCTCGCGTCGACCAGGCCATTGCGGCCCGGCTCACCCCGAAGCAGCGCCGCGGTTCGCGTGAGCGTCGCCTCGCGGCGGTCGTCGGCGGCTTCGCCGTCGTCTCGGCCACCGGCTCGATGGCCATGGCCTCACAAAGCGCCCTCCCGGGTGACGTCCTGTACCCGGTCAAGCGGGCGATCGAGAACGCCCAGACCAACCTGCAGGCCGACGAAGCCTCGCGCGCCGAGACCCTGCTGGCCCACGCCGAGTCCCGCCTCAACGAGGTGCGCGAGCTCACCGCCCGCGACGCCGACTCCGACGTGATCTCCTCGACGCTGCAGGACTTCACCGACCAGACCGAGCAGGCGTCCGAGGCCACCCTCGACGACTACGCGGCGACGGGCAAGAGTGAGCGGATCGCCGACCTGCGGGCGTTCGCCGCCGACAGCATGGACGTGCTGAGCGCGCTCGGTCCGGTTGTTCCGTCCGAGAGCCGTTCGATCCTGATCACGGCCACTCAGACGGTCCGCCAGGTCGACGTCGCTGCCTGGGAAGCCTGTGCCGCCTGCGCGGACGGCGACCTCGCCCAGATCCCCGACTTCGCGCTGCAGTCCCTCAGCAACGTGCTCAGCGGCACGATCCCGGACACCGCATCGGTCACCGCGCCCGGCAACTCGACGGCCAAGCCGAACGACAAGCCGACCACGGCCCCCGTGCTCCCCACTGAGATCCCGACCGGTCCCGCATCGCCCGTCGACCCCACCACGGTGCCCACCATCACCGACGGTGTCGGCGAGACGATCGACAAGGTCACCGACGGCGTCACCGGCGGTCTCACCGGCGGCGGCTCGACCCCCAGCACGGACGACCAGACGCTGACCGGGACCCTGGTCGACGGTATCGGCGGCCTCCTCGGCGGCTTGTTGCAGTAA
- a CDS encoding sigma-70 family RNA polymerase sigma factor produces the protein MTWESSSTARGLDALRAAVLSVLTLEPALAIAGTGGFPGDSRTRRDNGWLLSEAHAELPNDDFDRTSGPAGYGDATLATSSEDSPEARERLIGLVELARGGDSEAFGMLYDHYQSSVYRFLYYRTRSVVVAEDLCSETFFRALRNMSSFRWQGKDFGAWLMTIARNLATDHFKAGRTRLELTTEDMGQHDDSTEGPENAVLAGLTNEILLESLTKLPNEQRDCLIMRFLQGMSIAETALALGRSDGAIKQLQLRGVRNLAKLMPEGLR, from the coding sequence ATGACCTGGGAAAGCAGTAGCACCGCGCGTGGGCTCGACGCCCTGCGCGCCGCCGTGCTGTCTGTCCTGACCCTCGAACCCGCTCTCGCGATCGCTGGAACTGGCGGCTTTCCGGGCGACTCGCGCACCCGTCGTGACAACGGCTGGCTGCTCAGCGAAGCCCACGCCGAGCTCCCCAACGACGACTTCGACCGCACCTCCGGTCCGGCCGGGTACGGCGACGCCACCCTCGCCACGTCCTCCGAGGACTCCCCCGAAGCCCGCGAACGGCTGATCGGTCTCGTCGAGCTCGCCCGTGGCGGCGACTCCGAGGCGTTCGGCATGCTCTACGACCACTACCAGTCCTCGGTCTACCGCTTCCTCTACTACCGCACGCGGTCGGTCGTGGTCGCCGAGGACCTCTGCTCGGAGACCTTCTTCCGCGCCCTGCGCAACATGTCGTCGTTCCGGTGGCAGGGCAAGGACTTCGGCGCGTGGCTGATGACCATCGCCCGCAACCTCGCGACCGACCACTTCAAGGCCGGACGCACCCGCCTCGAGTTGACCACCGAGGACATGGGTCAGCACGACGACTCGACCGAGGGCCCCGAGAACGCCGTTCTGGCCGGGCTCACGAACGAGATCCTGCTCGAGTCCCTCACCAAGCTGCCCAACGAACAGCGCGACTGCCTGATCATGCGCTTCCTGCAAGGCATGAGCATCGCCGAGACCGCTCTGGCCCTGGGCCGCAGCGACGGCGCCATCAAGCAGTTGCAGTTGCGCGGGGTCCGGAACCTCGCGAAGTTGATGCCGGAGGGCCTGCGATGA
- a CDS encoding HAD-IB family hydrolase, translated as MTPADRPRRLNLQQRSTLAGEAAAAAAEVESALTPAKDTQAAAFFDVDNTVMQGASIFHLARGLHRRKFFTTRDILGAAWKQAYFRISGNEDPEHVAEARNSALAFIAGHTVAELEEVSEEIFDEGMAHRIWPGTRALAQIHLDQGQRVWLVTAAPIEIASLIARRLGLTGALGTVAEHIDGVYTGALVGDMLHGPAKAVAVQAIADREGLDLSACSAYSDSYNDLPMLSLVGDPVAINPDAKLRAHARAEGWRIRDYRTGRKAARAGLIAGTAATGAAVAGTVVRRQVRRFLS; from the coding sequence ATGACCCCCGCCGATCGCCCCCGCCGGCTGAACCTGCAGCAGCGCTCGACGCTCGCAGGCGAAGCCGCGGCCGCTGCCGCGGAAGTCGAGAGCGCACTGACCCCGGCCAAGGACACGCAGGCCGCCGCATTCTTCGACGTCGACAACACGGTCATGCAGGGCGCCAGCATCTTCCACCTCGCCCGCGGCCTGCACCGCCGCAAGTTCTTCACCACCCGCGACATCCTGGGCGCCGCCTGGAAGCAGGCGTACTTCCGGATCTCCGGCAACGAGGACCCCGAGCACGTCGCCGAAGCCCGCAACTCGGCCCTGGCGTTCATCGCCGGCCACACCGTCGCCGAGCTCGAAGAGGTCAGCGAGGAGATCTTCGACGAGGGCATGGCCCACCGGATCTGGCCCGGCACCCGTGCGCTGGCCCAGATCCACCTCGACCAGGGTCAGCGGGTGTGGCTGGTCACCGCGGCTCCGATCGAGATCGCCAGCCTGATCGCGCGGCGCCTCGGACTCACCGGCGCGCTGGGCACCGTGGCCGAACACATCGACGGCGTCTACACCGGCGCCCTGGTCGGCGACATGCTGCACGGCCCCGCGAAGGCGGTCGCCGTCCAGGCCATTGCGGACCGTGAGGGACTCGACCTGTCGGCCTGCTCGGCGTACAGCGACTCCTACAACGACCTGCCGATGCTGAGCCTCGTCGGCGACCCGGTCGCCATCAATCCGGACGCCAAACTCCGGGCCCACGCCCGCGCCGAGGGGTGGCGGATTCGCGACTACCGCACCGGGCGCAAGGCGGCCCGGGCCGGCCTCATCGCCGGTACGGCGGCGACGGGTGCGGCGGTCGCCGGGACCGTCGTACGACGCCAGGTCCGCCGCTTCCTCTCCTGA
- a CDS encoding AMP-binding protein, with product MSFAEATAAPDVAALVAAAATDLPDRLALVEAGGRGLTWGELDDAVGRVATGLGSAGILAGHRVMVAMGNRLEFVVTYLGILRAQAVAVPVNPGSTAEEFARMLADSGARMVLADGAAVEAVRAGVVRLETRPPQVVAVGAAAADGESTYDDLRAEHGRAVPPLQDPEKLAVLLFTSGTSGLPRAAMLTHRALLANVAQVADVEPPMIHTDDVVLGVLPLFHVYGLGAVLGGVIRHRAKLVLAERFDPEGTLDLIEDEACSVIPVAPPVFAAWRHVDALAERLGPVRMILSGSAPLAAEVVEEFTALAGVPVHQGYGLTEASPVVTSTLLSAGSKPGSVGAALAGIELRLIDEDGHVLAGSEADDPGEIQIRGANLFSGYWPDGADGPDAEGWWSTGDVGFLDGDGDLFLVDRVKELVIVSGFNVYPSEVEAVINEVPGVRQAAVVGSPDESTGEAVIAYVVPDDADADADALVAAVRASCAERLAPYKRPERVEVVEALPRTITGKIRKGVLRGEQRRLAMGLLEQ from the coding sequence ATGTCATTTGCCGAGGCCACCGCTGCGCCGGACGTGGCAGCGCTGGTGGCGGCCGCTGCGACAGACCTGCCTGACCGGCTCGCACTGGTCGAGGCCGGCGGTCGCGGCCTGACCTGGGGCGAGCTGGACGACGCGGTCGGACGCGTCGCGACCGGGCTCGGCTCCGCGGGCATCCTGGCCGGCCACCGGGTGATGGTCGCGATGGGCAACCGCCTCGAGTTCGTCGTCACCTACCTCGGCATCCTGCGCGCCCAGGCCGTCGCCGTCCCGGTGAATCCGGGCTCGACGGCCGAGGAGTTCGCGCGGATGCTCGCCGATTCCGGCGCGCGGATGGTCCTGGCCGACGGCGCCGCCGTCGAAGCGGTTCGGGCGGGCGTCGTACGACTGGAAACCCGGCCGCCGCAGGTGGTTGCGGTCGGCGCGGCCGCCGCCGACGGCGAGAGCACGTACGACGACCTGCGGGCCGAGCATGGCCGCGCAGTTCCGCCGCTGCAGGACCCCGAGAAGCTGGCCGTGCTGCTCTTCACGAGCGGAACCTCCGGTCTGCCGCGCGCGGCGATGCTCACCCATCGCGCGCTGCTCGCGAACGTCGCGCAGGTCGCGGATGTCGAGCCGCCGATGATCCACACCGACGACGTCGTCCTCGGCGTCCTGCCGCTGTTCCACGTCTATGGCCTCGGTGCCGTGCTCGGTGGCGTGATCCGGCACCGGGCGAAGCTGGTTCTCGCCGAGCGGTTCGACCCCGAGGGCACCCTCGACCTGATCGAGGACGAGGCCTGCAGCGTGATCCCGGTGGCGCCGCCGGTGTTCGCTGCCTGGCGCCATGTCGACGCTCTCGCCGAGCGGCTCGGGCCGGTCCGGATGATCCTGTCCGGCTCCGCGCCTCTGGCTGCCGAGGTGGTCGAGGAGTTCACCGCGCTGGCCGGGGTGCCTGTGCACCAGGGCTACGGCCTCACCGAGGCCTCGCCCGTGGTGACCAGCACCCTGTTGTCCGCGGGTTCCAAGCCCGGCTCTGTCGGTGCCGCACTCGCCGGCATCGAGTTGCGGTTGATCGACGAGGACGGACACGTGCTCGCCGGATCCGAGGCCGACGACCCGGGCGAGATCCAGATCCGCGGCGCGAACCTCTTCAGCGGCTACTGGCCCGACGGCGCCGACGGCCCGGACGCCGAGGGCTGGTGGTCCACCGGCGACGTCGGCTTCCTCGACGGCGACGGCGACCTGTTCCTGGTCGACCGGGTCAAGGAACTCGTGATCGTTTCGGGCTTCAACGTCTACCCGAGTGAGGTGGAGGCGGTGATCAACGAGGTCCCCGGCGTCCGCCAGGCCGCGGTGGTCGGTTCCCCCGACGAGAGCACCGGCGAGGCCGTGATCGCGTACGTCGTCCCGGACGACGCCGATGCGGACGCCGACGCCCTGGTGGCGGCGGTGCGCGCATCGTGCGCGGAGCGACTGGCGCCGTACAAGCGACCGGAGCGGGTGGAGGTCGTGGAAGCGCTGCCCCGCACCATCACCGGCAAGATCCGCAAGGGCGTGCTCCGTGGCGAGCAGCGCCGCCTCGCGATGGGTCTTCTCGAACAGTGA
- a CDS encoding glutaredoxin family protein: protein MTAPRITLYGRPGCHLCDDARLVIEAICAETGESYEEVSIDDDPALGSRFANEIPVTFVDGKQHDFWRVDPERLRRALRG from the coding sequence GTGACCGCTCCCCGGATCACGCTCTACGGCCGGCCCGGCTGCCACCTCTGTGACGACGCGCGCCTGGTCATCGAAGCGATCTGCGCGGAGACGGGGGAGTCCTACGAGGAGGTCTCGATCGACGACGACCCGGCGCTGGGCAGCCGGTTTGCCAACGAGATCCCGGTGACCTTCGTCGACGGCAAGCAGCACGACTTCTGGCGGGTCGACCCCGAGCGACTGCGCCGCGCGCTGCGCGGCTGA
- a CDS encoding glycosyltransferase family 2 protein, which yields MEGTRGDSDAPATQDGPRRIAYVLPVYNEEEGIAVFHAALVEATAARPDLAFEFVYVDDGSRDASLERLIDLRAQDPRVTVVQFSRNFGHQLAVTAGLDLVAEAKSADAVIVMDTDLQDPPRVSVEMIERWEDGVDVVYAQRRTRKDTPFKRFTAFGFYWVLDRLASIEIPRNVGDFRLMDARVVAEISRYREHDRFLRGIVAHVGFRQEAHLFDRDERFAGETGYPFRKMLNFAASGILGFSTTPLKLISRFGFAISAFSVLLGLYVLAVRIFQPDESVPGWAFLGVGMFMLSGIQLVMMGVIGSYLGRIYVEAQDRPLYTVAMVARDAVAARDDAGRTAPARRHRDLAPPSPGVES from the coding sequence ATGGAAGGCACACGCGGCGACTCGGACGCCCCCGCGACGCAGGACGGTCCTCGCCGGATCGCCTACGTCCTCCCCGTCTACAACGAGGAGGAGGGCATTGCGGTCTTCCATGCGGCCCTCGTCGAGGCGACGGCGGCGCGGCCCGACCTGGCCTTCGAGTTCGTGTACGTCGACGACGGAAGCCGCGATGCGTCCCTGGAACGCCTCATCGACCTGCGCGCCCAGGACCCGCGCGTCACCGTGGTCCAGTTCTCGCGCAACTTCGGTCACCAGCTCGCCGTGACGGCCGGACTCGACCTCGTCGCCGAGGCGAAGTCGGCCGACGCCGTGATCGTGATGGACACCGACCTGCAGGACCCGCCGCGCGTCAGCGTCGAGATGATCGAGCGCTGGGAGGACGGCGTCGACGTCGTCTACGCGCAGCGTCGTACCCGCAAGGACACGCCCTTCAAGCGGTTCACCGCCTTCGGCTTCTACTGGGTGCTCGACCGGCTCGCGTCGATCGAGATCCCGCGCAACGTCGGGGACTTCCGGCTCATGGACGCGCGCGTCGTCGCCGAGATCTCCCGCTACCGCGAGCACGACCGGTTCCTGCGCGGCATCGTGGCCCACGTGGGGTTCCGCCAGGAGGCACACCTCTTCGACCGCGACGAGCGGTTCGCGGGAGAGACGGGCTACCCGTTCCGCAAGATGCTGAACTTCGCCGCCAGCGGCATCCTCGGTTTCTCGACCACGCCGCTGAAGCTGATCTCCCGCTTCGGCTTCGCGATCTCCGCGTTCAGCGTCCTGCTCGGTCTCTACGTGCTGGCCGTCCGCATCTTCCAGCCCGACGAGTCCGTCCCCGGTTGGGCGTTCCTCGGCGTCGGCATGTTCATGCTCAGCGGCATCCAGTTGGTGATGATGGGCGTGATCGGCAGCTACCTCGGACGGATCTACGTCGAGGCGCAGGACCGCCCGCTCTACACCGTGGCGATGGTCGCGCGGGACGCCGTGGCGGCTCGCGACGATGCCGGGCGGACGGCTCCTGCGCGCCGGCACCGTGACCTGGCGCCGCCGAGCCCAGGGGTCGAGTCCTGA
- a CDS encoding GtrA family protein, with amino-acid sequence MSHRATALRFGAVGLCNTAIDAVLFVLLHDQLGITVANLISSSAGMVFSFVVNGLFTFKSDKLTLRHAALFVATTGLVMWVAQPLLIHGWLWVLEQGPDLTLAGMAADDVRIWGAKLASIACCLVLNFAAYRFVVWPVEHRGETEEPAAV; translated from the coding sequence CTGAGCCACCGGGCGACAGCGCTCCGGTTCGGCGCGGTCGGACTCTGCAACACCGCCATCGACGCGGTGCTGTTCGTGCTGCTGCACGACCAGCTCGGCATCACGGTCGCCAACCTCATCTCCAGCAGCGCCGGCATGGTCTTCAGCTTCGTGGTCAACGGGCTGTTCACGTTCAAGTCCGACAAGCTCACGCTGCGGCACGCGGCGCTCTTCGTCGCCACGACCGGTCTGGTCATGTGGGTGGCACAGCCGTTGCTGATCCACGGCTGGCTGTGGGTGCTCGAGCAGGGGCCCGACCTGACCCTCGCCGGCATGGCCGCGGACGACGTACGCATCTGGGGCGCGAAGCTCGCCTCCATCGCGTGCTGCCTGGTGTTGAACTTCGCTGCCTACCGGTTCGTCGTGTGGCCGGTGGAACACCGCGGGGAGACCGAGGAGCCGGCGGCGGTCTGA
- a CDS encoding redox-sensing transcriptional repressor Rex translates to MTTRSSTDANRVIPEATVARLPVYLRALTALADSGIRTCSSEDLAVAAGVNSAKLRKDLSHLGSYGTRGVGYDVDYLRYQIAREIGVTQDWPVVIVGIGNLGHALANYSGFRSRGFRVVALLDADPDLIGQTVAGVAVRAFDELEAIVQEHDVAIGVIATPALAAQSVADRMVAIGITSILNFAPAVVAVPEGVDVRKVDLSIELQILAYHEQRKANGADAAAAAALANSADGGAA, encoded by the coding sequence GTGACCACACGGAGTTCGACAGACGCCAACCGGGTCATCCCGGAGGCCACGGTCGCCCGCCTGCCGGTGTACCTGCGGGCGCTGACGGCTCTGGCCGACAGCGGTATCCGCACCTGCTCCAGCGAGGATCTCGCGGTCGCAGCGGGCGTCAACAGCGCCAAGCTCCGCAAGGACCTTTCCCACCTGGGCAGCTACGGCACCCGCGGTGTCGGGTACGACGTCGACTACCTCCGCTACCAGATCGCCCGCGAGATCGGGGTCACCCAGGACTGGCCGGTCGTCATCGTCGGCATCGGAAACCTGGGCCACGCCCTTGCCAACTACTCCGGCTTCCGCAGCCGCGGCTTCCGGGTGGTCGCGCTGCTGGACGCCGACCCCGACCTGATCGGCCAGACGGTTGCCGGCGTCGCCGTGCGCGCCTTCGACGAGCTCGAGGCGATCGTGCAGGAGCACGACGTCGCGATCGGCGTCATTGCCACCCCCGCTCTCGCAGCGCAGTCCGTCGCCGACCGGATGGTCGCCATCGGCATCACCAGCATCCTGAACTTCGCGCCTGCCGTGGTGGCGGTGCCCGAGGGCGTCGACGTGCGCAAGGTCGACCTGTCGATCGAGCTGCAGATCCTCGCCTATCACGAGCAGCGCAAGGCCAACGGTGCTGACGCCGCGGCCGCTGCTGCGCTGGCAAATTCTGCCGATGGAGGTGCTGCATGA